The following proteins are co-located in the Solea solea chromosome 21, fSolSol10.1, whole genome shotgun sequence genome:
- the qki2 gene encoding protein quaking-B isoform X1, with product MVGETEVKERPKSNPDYLMQLMNDRKVMSSLPNFSGIFTHLERLLDEEIGRVRKDMYNDTLNGGMFNGRDMEELPEPIGPVAQLQEKLYVPVKEYPDFNFVGRILGPRGLTAKQLEAETGCKIMVRGKGSMRDKKKEEMNRGKPNWEHLSEDLHVLITVEDTHNRAKIKLQRAISEVKKLLVPAAEGEDNLKKMQLMELAILNGTYRDANVKTPTAAFPLGTPQAPRIITGPTPVLHPSQRNPAPVSTPTLMPLIRQIQSSALVQGGNPHPALVQQGPESGIIYTPYEYPYTLTPSILEYPIDSTGVLVSSPCVFAAGAMTTKVRRHDKRIHPYQRVVTTDRAATATNP from the exons ATGGTCGGGGAGACAGAGGTGAAGGAGAGACCCAAGTCCAACCCGGACTATCTAATGCAGCTGATGAACGACAGGAAGGTGATGAGCTCCCTGCCCAACTTCAGCGGCATCTTCACGCATCTGGAGCGGCTGCTGGATGAAG AAATCGGCAGGGTACGCAAAGACATGTACAACGACACACTGAACGGCGGCATGTTCAACGGCCGGGACATGGAGGAGCTCCCGGAACCTATCGGCCCGGTGGCTCAGCTGCAGGAGAAGCTCTACGTGCCCGTCAAAGAGTATCCTGAC TTCAACTTTGTCGGGAGGATCCTGGGCCCTCGCGGTCTGACGGCCAAGCAACTGGAGGCAGAGACAGGATGCAAGATTATGGTGCGAGGGAAAGGCTCCATGAGAGACAAGAAGAAG GAGGAGATGAACCGAGGGAAGCCCAACTGGGAGCACCTGAGCGAGGACCTCCACGTCCTGATCACAGTTGAGGACACACACAACCGGGCCAAGATCAAGCTGCAGAGGGCCATCAGTGAGGTCAAGAAACTTCTCGTGCCCGCT GCTGAGGGGGAGGACAACCTGAAGAAAATGCAGTTGATGGAGCTCGCCATCCTCAATGGGACCTACAGAGACGCCAATGTCAAGACAC CCACCGCCGCCTTCCCACTAGGGACCCCTCAGGCGCCTCGCATCATCACAGGGCCGACACCCGTGCTGCATCCGAGCCAGCGCAACCCCGCCCCCGTCTCCACGCCGACCCTCATGCCACTGATTCGTCAGATCCAGAGCTCCGCCCTCGTGCAAGGAGGTAACCCACACCCGGCGCTGGTGCAGCAAGGGCCCGAATCTGGAATCATCTACACACCCTACGAGTATCCCTACACACTTACACCCTCCATATTGGAATACCCAATTGACTCAACTGGAGTCTTAG TCTCTTCTCCCTGTGTTTTTGCAG CAGGTGCCATGACTACTAAGGTACGACGCCACGACAAGAGAATCCATCCTTACCAAAGGGTAGTGACCACAGACAGAG CTGCCACGGCAACTAACCCATGA
- the qki2 gene encoding protein quaking-B isoform X2 yields the protein MVGETEVKERPKSNPDYLMQLMNDRKVMSSLPNFSGIFTHLERLLDEEIGRVRKDMYNDTLNGGMFNGRDMEELPEPIGPVAQLQEKLYVPVKEYPDFNFVGRILGPRGLTAKQLEAETGCKIMVRGKGSMRDKKKEEMNRGKPNWEHLSEDLHVLITVEDTHNRAKIKLQRAISEVKKLLVPAAEGEDNLKKMQLMELAILNGTYRDANVKTPTAAFPLGTPQAPRIITGPTPVLHPSQRNPAPVSTPTLMPLIRQIQSSALVQGGNPHPALVQQGPESGIIYTPYEYPYTLTPSILEYPIDSTGVLVSSPCVFAGAMTTKVRRHDKRIHPYQRVVTTDRAATATNP from the exons ATGGTCGGGGAGACAGAGGTGAAGGAGAGACCCAAGTCCAACCCGGACTATCTAATGCAGCTGATGAACGACAGGAAGGTGATGAGCTCCCTGCCCAACTTCAGCGGCATCTTCACGCATCTGGAGCGGCTGCTGGATGAAG AAATCGGCAGGGTACGCAAAGACATGTACAACGACACACTGAACGGCGGCATGTTCAACGGCCGGGACATGGAGGAGCTCCCGGAACCTATCGGCCCGGTGGCTCAGCTGCAGGAGAAGCTCTACGTGCCCGTCAAAGAGTATCCTGAC TTCAACTTTGTCGGGAGGATCCTGGGCCCTCGCGGTCTGACGGCCAAGCAACTGGAGGCAGAGACAGGATGCAAGATTATGGTGCGAGGGAAAGGCTCCATGAGAGACAAGAAGAAG GAGGAGATGAACCGAGGGAAGCCCAACTGGGAGCACCTGAGCGAGGACCTCCACGTCCTGATCACAGTTGAGGACACACACAACCGGGCCAAGATCAAGCTGCAGAGGGCCATCAGTGAGGTCAAGAAACTTCTCGTGCCCGCT GCTGAGGGGGAGGACAACCTGAAGAAAATGCAGTTGATGGAGCTCGCCATCCTCAATGGGACCTACAGAGACGCCAATGTCAAGACAC CCACCGCCGCCTTCCCACTAGGGACCCCTCAGGCGCCTCGCATCATCACAGGGCCGACACCCGTGCTGCATCCGAGCCAGCGCAACCCCGCCCCCGTCTCCACGCCGACCCTCATGCCACTGATTCGTCAGATCCAGAGCTCCGCCCTCGTGCAAGGAGGTAACCCACACCCGGCGCTGGTGCAGCAAGGGCCCGAATCTGGAATCATCTACACACCCTACGAGTATCCCTACACACTTACACCCTCCATATTGGAATACCCAATTGACTCAACTGGAGTCTTAG TCTCTTCTCCCTGTGTTTTTGCAG GTGCCATGACTACTAAGGTACGACGCCACGACAAGAGAATCCATCCTTACCAAAGGGTAGTGACCACAGACAGAG CTGCCACGGCAACTAACCCATGA
- the qki2 gene encoding protein quaking-B isoform X3, translating into MVGETEVKERPKSNPDYLMQLMNDRKVMSSLPNFSGIFTHLERLLDEEIGRVRKDMYNDTLNGGMFNGRDMEELPEPIGPVAQLQEKLYVPVKEYPDFNFVGRILGPRGLTAKQLEAETGCKIMVRGKGSMRDKKKEEMNRGKPNWEHLSEDLHVLITVEDTHNRAKIKLQRAISEVKKLLVPAAEGEDNLKKMQLMELAILNGTYRDANVKTPTAAFPLGTPQAPRIITGPTPVLHPSQRNPAPVSTPTLMPLIRQIQSSALVQGGNPHPALVQQGPESGIIYTPYEYPYTLTPSILEYPIDSTGVLAGAMTTKVRRHDKRIHPYQRVVTTDRAATATNP; encoded by the exons ATGGTCGGGGAGACAGAGGTGAAGGAGAGACCCAAGTCCAACCCGGACTATCTAATGCAGCTGATGAACGACAGGAAGGTGATGAGCTCCCTGCCCAACTTCAGCGGCATCTTCACGCATCTGGAGCGGCTGCTGGATGAAG AAATCGGCAGGGTACGCAAAGACATGTACAACGACACACTGAACGGCGGCATGTTCAACGGCCGGGACATGGAGGAGCTCCCGGAACCTATCGGCCCGGTGGCTCAGCTGCAGGAGAAGCTCTACGTGCCCGTCAAAGAGTATCCTGAC TTCAACTTTGTCGGGAGGATCCTGGGCCCTCGCGGTCTGACGGCCAAGCAACTGGAGGCAGAGACAGGATGCAAGATTATGGTGCGAGGGAAAGGCTCCATGAGAGACAAGAAGAAG GAGGAGATGAACCGAGGGAAGCCCAACTGGGAGCACCTGAGCGAGGACCTCCACGTCCTGATCACAGTTGAGGACACACACAACCGGGCCAAGATCAAGCTGCAGAGGGCCATCAGTGAGGTCAAGAAACTTCTCGTGCCCGCT GCTGAGGGGGAGGACAACCTGAAGAAAATGCAGTTGATGGAGCTCGCCATCCTCAATGGGACCTACAGAGACGCCAATGTCAAGACAC CCACCGCCGCCTTCCCACTAGGGACCCCTCAGGCGCCTCGCATCATCACAGGGCCGACACCCGTGCTGCATCCGAGCCAGCGCAACCCCGCCCCCGTCTCCACGCCGACCCTCATGCCACTGATTCGTCAGATCCAGAGCTCCGCCCTCGTGCAAGGAGGTAACCCACACCCGGCGCTGGTGCAGCAAGGGCCCGAATCTGGAATCATCTACACACCCTACGAGTATCCCTACACACTTACACCCTCCATATTGGAATACCCAATTGACTCAACTGGAGTCTTAG CAGGTGCCATGACTACTAAGGTACGACGCCACGACAAGAGAATCCATCCTTACCAAAGGGTAGTGACCACAGACAGAG CTGCCACGGCAACTAACCCATGA
- the qki2 gene encoding protein quaking-B isoform X4, producing MVGETEVKERPKSNPDYLMQLMNDRKVMSSLPNFSGIFTHLERLLDEEIGRVRKDMYNDTLNGGMFNGRDMEELPEPIGPVAQLQEKLYVPVKEYPDFNFVGRILGPRGLTAKQLEAETGCKIMVRGKGSMRDKKKEEMNRGKPNWEHLSEDLHVLITVEDTHNRAKIKLQRAISEVKKLLVPAAEGEDNLKKMQLMELAILNGTYRDANVKTPTAAFPLGTPQAPRIITGPTPVLHPSQRNPAPVSTPTLMPLIRQIQSSALVQGGNPHPALVQQGPESGIIYTPYEYPYTLTPSILEYPIDSTGVLGAMTTKVRRHDKRIHPYQRVVTTDRAATATNP from the exons ATGGTCGGGGAGACAGAGGTGAAGGAGAGACCCAAGTCCAACCCGGACTATCTAATGCAGCTGATGAACGACAGGAAGGTGATGAGCTCCCTGCCCAACTTCAGCGGCATCTTCACGCATCTGGAGCGGCTGCTGGATGAAG AAATCGGCAGGGTACGCAAAGACATGTACAACGACACACTGAACGGCGGCATGTTCAACGGCCGGGACATGGAGGAGCTCCCGGAACCTATCGGCCCGGTGGCTCAGCTGCAGGAGAAGCTCTACGTGCCCGTCAAAGAGTATCCTGAC TTCAACTTTGTCGGGAGGATCCTGGGCCCTCGCGGTCTGACGGCCAAGCAACTGGAGGCAGAGACAGGATGCAAGATTATGGTGCGAGGGAAAGGCTCCATGAGAGACAAGAAGAAG GAGGAGATGAACCGAGGGAAGCCCAACTGGGAGCACCTGAGCGAGGACCTCCACGTCCTGATCACAGTTGAGGACACACACAACCGGGCCAAGATCAAGCTGCAGAGGGCCATCAGTGAGGTCAAGAAACTTCTCGTGCCCGCT GCTGAGGGGGAGGACAACCTGAAGAAAATGCAGTTGATGGAGCTCGCCATCCTCAATGGGACCTACAGAGACGCCAATGTCAAGACAC CCACCGCCGCCTTCCCACTAGGGACCCCTCAGGCGCCTCGCATCATCACAGGGCCGACACCCGTGCTGCATCCGAGCCAGCGCAACCCCGCCCCCGTCTCCACGCCGACCCTCATGCCACTGATTCGTCAGATCCAGAGCTCCGCCCTCGTGCAAGGAGGTAACCCACACCCGGCGCTGGTGCAGCAAGGGCCCGAATCTGGAATCATCTACACACCCTACGAGTATCCCTACACACTTACACCCTCCATATTGGAATACCCAATTGACTCAACTGGAGTCTTAG GTGCCATGACTACTAAGGTACGACGCCACGACAAGAGAATCCATCCTTACCAAAGGGTAGTGACCACAGACAGAG CTGCCACGGCAACTAACCCATGA
- the qki2 gene encoding protein quaking-B isoform X5 produces MVGETEVKERPKSNPDYLMQLMNDRKVMSSLPNFSGIFTHLERLLDEEIGRVRKDMYNDTLNGGMFNGRDMEELPEPIGPVAQLQEKLYVPVKEYPDFNFVGRILGPRGLTAKQLEAETGCKIMVRGKGSMRDKKKEEMNRGKPNWEHLSEDLHVLITVEDTHNRAKIKLQRAISEVKKLLVPAAEGEDNLKKMQLMELAILNGTYRDANVKTPTAAFPLGTPQAPRIITGPTPVLHPSQRNPAPVSTPTLMPLIRQIQSSALVQGGNPHPALVQQGPESGIIYTPYEYPYTLTPSILEYPIDSTGVLGMAFPTKG; encoded by the exons ATGGTCGGGGAGACAGAGGTGAAGGAGAGACCCAAGTCCAACCCGGACTATCTAATGCAGCTGATGAACGACAGGAAGGTGATGAGCTCCCTGCCCAACTTCAGCGGCATCTTCACGCATCTGGAGCGGCTGCTGGATGAAG AAATCGGCAGGGTACGCAAAGACATGTACAACGACACACTGAACGGCGGCATGTTCAACGGCCGGGACATGGAGGAGCTCCCGGAACCTATCGGCCCGGTGGCTCAGCTGCAGGAGAAGCTCTACGTGCCCGTCAAAGAGTATCCTGAC TTCAACTTTGTCGGGAGGATCCTGGGCCCTCGCGGTCTGACGGCCAAGCAACTGGAGGCAGAGACAGGATGCAAGATTATGGTGCGAGGGAAAGGCTCCATGAGAGACAAGAAGAAG GAGGAGATGAACCGAGGGAAGCCCAACTGGGAGCACCTGAGCGAGGACCTCCACGTCCTGATCACAGTTGAGGACACACACAACCGGGCCAAGATCAAGCTGCAGAGGGCCATCAGTGAGGTCAAGAAACTTCTCGTGCCCGCT GCTGAGGGGGAGGACAACCTGAAGAAAATGCAGTTGATGGAGCTCGCCATCCTCAATGGGACCTACAGAGACGCCAATGTCAAGACAC CCACCGCCGCCTTCCCACTAGGGACCCCTCAGGCGCCTCGCATCATCACAGGGCCGACACCCGTGCTGCATCCGAGCCAGCGCAACCCCGCCCCCGTCTCCACGCCGACCCTCATGCCACTGATTCGTCAGATCCAGAGCTCCGCCCTCGTGCAAGGAGGTAACCCACACCCGGCGCTGGTGCAGCAAGGGCCCGAATCTGGAATCATCTACACACCCTACGAGTATCCCTACACACTTACACCCTCCATATTGGAATACCCAATTGACTCAACTGGAGTCTTAG GTATGGCTTTCCCAACCAAAGGCTAA